One genomic segment of Candidatus Fukatsuia endosymbiont of Tuberolachnus salignus includes these proteins:
- a CDS encoding RnfH family protein, whose protein sequence is MPEIRVEVVYALPERQYIRTLLLAQGSTVLQAIVASKLLQLRSDIDLEHNKVGLYGRPAKLGDVINDGDRVEIYRPLIADPKEWRRQRADKAQKNR, encoded by the coding sequence GTGCCTGAAATCCGTGTTGAGGTAGTGTATGCATTACCTGAACGCCAATATATCCGTACGTTGCTACTTGCTCAAGGGAGCACGGTTCTACAGGCGATCGTAGCTTCAAAGTTACTTCAGTTGCGTTCTGATATTGATTTAGAACACAACAAAGTGGGGCTTTATGGTCGACCAGCAAAGCTGGGCGATGTCATTAATGATGGCGACCGTGTTGAAATTTATCGCCCATTGATCGCGGATCCTAAAGAATGGCGGCGGCAGCGAGCGGATAAAGCACAAAAGAACCGCTAA
- a CDS encoding type II toxin-antitoxin system RatA family toxin yields the protein MPQINCAELVPFSAEQMYKLVNDVPSYPEFLPGCVSSRVIGASEREVTAAVEVAKAGISKTFTTRNTLMDNQSINMELVDGPFRKLLGGWHFTPLSPEACKVEFHLDFEFTNALIELAFGGFFKELAGNMVQAFTQRAKEVYCA from the coding sequence ATGCCACAAATTAATTGCGCTGAATTAGTGCCATTTAGTGCAGAACAAATGTACAAATTAGTGAACGATGTGCCCTCTTATCCCGAGTTTTTACCCGGTTGCGTTAGTAGCCGTGTGATCGGTGCCAGTGAACGTGAGGTGACAGCTGCCGTAGAAGTCGCTAAAGCAGGGATAAGCAAAACGTTTACTACACGTAATACACTTATGGATAACCAGAGTATCAATATGGAATTGGTCGATGGTCCTTTCCGTAAGCTTTTGGGAGGCTGGCATTTTACACCTTTAAGCCCCGAGGCCTGTAAAGTAGAGTTTCATCTTGATTTTGAATTCACTAATGCCTTGATTGAGCTAGCATTTGGTGGTTTTTTTAAAGAATTAGCGGGAAATATGGTGCAAGCTTTTACACAACGGGCGAAAGAGGTTTACTGTGCCTGA
- the smpB gene encoding SsrA-binding protein SmpB: protein MIKKKTYKPGSATIAQNRRARHDYFIEEEFEAGLSLQGWEVKSLRAGKANISDSYVILKNGEAHLLGATITPLSVASTHVVCDPTRTRKLLLNKRELDSLFGRINREGYTVVALSMYWKNAWSKIKIGVAKGKKDHDKRDTIKDREWRVDKARIMKNANR, encoded by the coding sequence ATGATAAAGAAAAAAACATACAAACCCGGTTCTGCAACCATCGCACAAAATCGGCGCGCGCGACATGATTACTTCATTGAAGAAGAATTTGAAGCAGGGCTGTCTCTGCAAGGTTGGGAGGTTAAGTCCTTACGTGCAGGTAAAGCCAATATCAGTGATAGCTACGTGATATTAAAAAACGGTGAAGCTCACCTTTTGGGTGCAACCATTACACCACTGAGTGTTGCTTCCACGCACGTCGTCTGTGATCCAACACGAACCAGGAAACTGCTGCTTAACAAACGCGAACTTGATTCCCTGTTCGGACGCATTAATCGCGAAGGTTATACCGTGGTAGCCCTTTCCATGTATTGGAAAAATGCGTGGAGCAAAATAAAGATTGGTGTTGCCAAAGGTAAAAAAGATCACGATAAACGAGATACGATCAAAGATCGTGAATGGCGTGTAGACAAGGCGCGAATTATGAAAAATGCGAACCGTTAA
- a CDS encoding integrase domain-containing protein, with translation MALQAKPLTNTEVKAARATNKDLSLHDGGGLLLFVKTSGVKTWRFRYYHPVSKKRTTVTFGNYPALSLAEARQKREAAKALLVKKIDPQEYQRTALASEQEARINTLEKVAADWFKIKQSSITENYARDIWRSLERDIFPAIGHIGIQEIKARTLIAALEPVKAKGVLETVKRLTQRLNEIMIFAVNCGVIDANPAGGIGKAFEKPKKKNMPALTPKELPEFMQALSVASIELQTRLLIEWQLLTVTRPSEAVGAMWSEINYDLQEWRIPAERMKMRRDHIIHLSSQALAVLDAMKPISAHRNYLFPSRKNVLQPMNSQTANAAIKRMGYGGRLVAHGMRSIASTALNEQEFNPDVIEAVLAHTGKDSVRNAYNRSTYLEQRRVLMDWWGEFVEQAATGKFTAAEGVRGLRIK, from the coding sequence ATGGCACTACAGGCGAAGCCCCTAACGAATACCGAAGTGAAAGCGGCAAGGGCAACCAACAAAGATTTATCTTTACACGATGGTGGTGGATTACTGCTATTTGTTAAAACATCCGGCGTTAAAACATGGCGTTTTCGCTACTATCACCCCGTTAGCAAAAAAAGAACGACGGTCACTTTTGGCAATTATCCCGCACTCTCACTGGCTGAAGCCAGGCAGAAACGAGAGGCAGCAAAAGCACTGTTGGTAAAAAAGATTGATCCACAAGAGTACCAACGAACAGCATTAGCCAGTGAGCAAGAGGCTAGAATTAATACCTTGGAGAAGGTTGCGGCTGATTGGTTTAAAATCAAGCAATCCAGTATCACGGAAAACTATGCACGTGACATATGGCGATCACTTGAACGTGATATTTTTCCTGCCATTGGACATATCGGGATACAGGAGATTAAAGCACGCACGCTTATTGCTGCTTTGGAGCCAGTCAAGGCCAAAGGTGTTTTGGAAACCGTAAAAAGATTAACCCAACGGTTAAATGAAATCATGATTTTCGCCGTTAATTGCGGGGTAATTGATGCCAACCCTGCAGGCGGTATCGGTAAAGCCTTTGAAAAACCGAAAAAGAAAAATATGCCCGCATTGACACCAAAGGAATTACCTGAGTTTATGCAAGCACTGTCGGTTGCCAGTATAGAATTACAGACCCGATTACTGATCGAGTGGCAATTGCTGACGGTAACCCGACCGTCCGAAGCTGTGGGTGCCATGTGGTCAGAAATCAATTACGACTTGCAGGAATGGCGGATCCCTGCCGAACGGATGAAAATGAGGCGTGATCATATTATCCACCTGTCATCTCAAGCACTGGCTGTACTCGACGCCATGAAACCGATTAGCGCTCATAGAAACTATTTATTTCCAAGTAGAAAAAATGTACTTCAACCCATGAACAGTCAGACGGCCAACGCCGCCATTAAGCGCATGGGGTACGGCGGGCGATTAGTTGCGCACGGGATGCGATCCATTGCCAGTACCGCATTGAATGAGCAGGAATTTAATCCTGATGTTATCGAGGCAGTGTTGGCACATACCGGTAAGGATTCAGTCCGTAACGCTTATAACCGCAGCACCTATTTGGAACAACGTAGAGTATTGATGGACTGGTGGGGTGAGTTCGTTGAACAAGCTGCAACAGGGAAATTTACTGCCGCCGAAGGAGTGAGAGGATTACGAATTAAATAA
- a CDS encoding helix-turn-helix domain-containing protein: MLGINRDALWRYESGKTTPNIDVVTKILNHPRFEKYALWFMTGKIAPEFGQIAPALAHYKQEDEKFSRPDRKMD; the protein is encoded by the coding sequence ATGCTTGGCATAAACCGGGATGCGCTCTGGCGTTATGAGTCGGGAAAGACAACACCTAACATTGATGTGGTAACAAAAATCCTCAATCATCCACGGTTCGAAAAATACGCATTGTGGTTTATGACTGGGAAAATTGCTCCCGAATTCGGGCAAATAGCACCCGCTCTCGCACACTATAAGCAAGAAGATGAAAAATTTAGCCGTCCAGACAGAAAAATGGATTAA
- a CDS encoding Cox family DNA-binding protein — protein MNHKHQLILQYGKQEVNMPELQLEHLFKIPDGITVSEFARRTGKTETSVRHMMDRRLLPMVTEREIIGATGSSRRIYILWNEWLEMVHMATISRPVESYGWKHTWIKRAQKLGLVGDLGLLTAVAHTTVSENT, from the coding sequence ATGAATCATAAGCATCAACTTATACTCCAATATGGCAAACAAGAGGTTAACATGCCAGAACTGCAACTAGAACATCTATTCAAAATCCCAGATGGGATTACTGTATCTGAATTTGCCCGCCGTACTGGAAAAACCGAAACATCAGTACGCCATATGATGGATCGCCGCCTTTTACCTATGGTTACTGAGCGTGAAATTATCGGTGCCACTGGCAGCAGTCGTCGTATTTACATTCTGTGGAATGAATGGTTAGAAATGGTACATATGGCGACAATTAGCCGTCCTGTGGAGTCTTATGGCTGGAAACATACATGGATTAAGCGTGCACAAAAGCTTGGACTCGTGGGAGATCTGGGGCTACTAACAGCAGTAGCACATACAACGGTAAGTGAAAACACATGA
- a CDS encoding phage filamentation protein Fil family protein: MRFIVKHQPIFLVVVGGYAGVIFGRAEAGIKIVPHKPAPDGVNIPALLSLNGDGTMLIKTCTSVAVLPDNPLHITHRRHRRGWLETPDGRHVQPNAQNVQFIKGMSTPVINKPRRRWFAHLMGIFA, from the coding sequence TTGCGTTTTATTGTTAAACATCAACCTATTTTCCTTGTTGTGGTGGGAGGTTATGCCGGCGTCATCTTTGGTAGAGCAGAAGCCGGCATAAAAATAGTACCACACAAACCCGCGCCGGACGGGGTAAACATTCCGGCACTTCTTTCACTTAATGGAGATGGCACCATGTTAATAAAAACCTGCACATCCGTAGCCGTATTGCCAGATAACCCGTTGCACATTACGCATCGCCGTCATCGCCGTGGCTGGCTGGAGACCCCTGATGGTCGCCATGTTCAGCCTAATGCGCAGAATGTACAATTTATTAAAGGAATGAGTACACCCGTCATCAATAAACCACGCCGCCGTTGGTTTGCACATTTGATGGGGATTTTTGCTTAA
- a CDS encoding DUF5347 family protein: MANTEPARVVPLNLEQRQCSLKHIALLWGAFPDAKYKGVIPALITEMQETDPQMKGALYYLAGIEKKKHALAFKQLSPEEQMNIIDAIIRLRAVISLLPDRVTYIDCDPLPNKTE; encoded by the coding sequence ATGGCGAATACAGAGCCAGCACGTGTCGTCCCGCTGAATTTAGAACAGCGTCAATGCAGTCTTAAGCACATCGCGTTATTATGGGGGGCATTTCCTGACGCAAAATATAAAGGGGTTATTCCCGCGCTGATCACTGAAATGCAGGAAACCGATCCGCAAATGAAAGGGGCTTTGTATTATTTGGCCGGTATTGAAAAGAAAAAGCATGCGTTGGCATTTAAACAGTTATCTCCAGAAGAACAGATGAATATTATTGACGCGATTATTCGCTTACGTGCCGTTATCAGTTTATTGCCTGACAGGGTGACGTATATTGATTGTGATCCGCTGCCGAACAAGACGGAATAA
- a CDS encoding replication endonuclease codes for MTLYSEEIPIPAPRSLNPAPCHIFSPLMWEREQLPAILEPRIEAYWQRQVAQANHLAHLDHIKRKWQADPELAIQADLRRQPKFIQQPLQQRLDYLRREGGEARAKTFLLEVIKPVLHRLETVRKKQRTEDYQRVTYYPALRVLLDLPTLMQKEVKNVAARVAGHMELFFCACAEVLPDDNTDPDKILRLYQRVAAEAKRFSITPPHWHSLREHIQHRGKMPYHLIPGALARLCCADWWARKLWRLRCEWREEQYRAICLVHKQASAYVSYDALTRKREQDRRAREFIRSHELVNEDGVTLDMEKVVNASTSNPHLRHLEMMTTARGLENLAEQRGDYAMFYTLTCPSRYHATLSCGKPNPKWATHTVRESSDYLVALFAGVRKKMNKMGLRWYGVRVAEPHHDGTVHWHLLCFMARKDRVAITAVLREFAIRSDREELGKNIKPRFDVKPVLKSKGSPTSYLAKYISKNMDGTVLKKVVDKATDEPLLSTETGKPLNESVENAVAWASLHRVRQFQFFGIPSRQTYRELRLLAGQLQRKAKSKKSTQLLDDKPMDDVLAAADAGCMATYIIKQGGVLIPRKDHTVRTAYIKSETLNAYGEQGVKIYGVWSPRLGMASRICTHVDTWKKVRKAKSDKQPVHPVNQAESDLGLGVALQDGVTVPWTRTRGNNCPLA; via the coding sequence ATGACCCTCTATTCAGAAGAAATCCCTATCCCCGCACCGCGTTCTCTCAATCCTGCCCCCTGTCACATTTTTTCTCCGTTAATGTGGGAGCGCGAGCAATTGCCTGCCATCCTGGAACCGAGGATAGAAGCCTATTGGCAACGTCAGGTGGCGCAAGCCAATCATCTTGCTCATCTCGATCACATAAAACGGAAGTGGCAGGCTGATCCCGAATTAGCAATACAAGCAGATTTACGCCGTCAGCCGAAATTTATCCAGCAGCCGTTGCAGCAGCGCCTGGATTATCTGCGTCGTGAGGGCGGTGAAGCAAGAGCCAAAACCTTTTTATTGGAGGTGATTAAGCCAGTCTTGCACCGTCTTGAAACCGTGCGTAAAAAGCAGAGGACGGAGGATTATCAGCGTGTTACCTACTATCCTGCGCTACGCGTGTTATTGGATTTACCGACACTGATGCAAAAGGAAGTAAAGAATGTGGCAGCGAGGGTGGCAGGACATATGGAACTGTTTTTCTGTGCCTGCGCCGAGGTGTTACCGGATGATAATACGGATCCGGATAAAATATTGCGACTTTATCAGCGTGTGGCCGCGGAAGCTAAACGGTTTTCTATTACACCCCCGCATTGGCACAGTTTGCGTGAGCATATCCAGCACCGTGGCAAAATGCCTTATCATCTGATCCCTGGCGCACTGGCACGGCTGTGTTGTGCTGACTGGTGGGCACGTAAACTGTGGCGGTTGCGTTGTGAATGGCGTGAGGAGCAATACCGTGCCATTTGTTTGGTGCATAAACAAGCTTCTGCCTATGTCAGCTATGATGCCTTGACCCGTAAGCGTGAGCAGGATCGCCGTGCACGGGAATTTATCCGCTCACATGAACTGGTGAATGAGGACGGGGTGACGCTGGACATGGAAAAGGTGGTTAACGCGAGTACCAGCAATCCTCACTTACGTCATCTGGAAATGATGACCACCGCCAGAGGTCTGGAAAATCTGGCAGAACAGCGTGGCGATTATGCGATGTTTTATACCCTTACCTGTCCGTCGCGCTATCACGCTACCTTATCCTGCGGTAAACCTAATCCCAAATGGGCAACCCATACGGTACGTGAAAGCAGTGATTATCTGGTCGCTCTGTTTGCGGGTGTGCGCAAAAAGATGAACAAAATGGGGCTGCGCTGGTACGGCGTGCGGGTAGCAGAGCCTCATCATGATGGTACCGTGCATTGGCATTTGCTGTGTTTTATGGCGAGAAAAGATCGGGTCGCCATTACCGCGGTGTTACGTGAATTTGCGATCCGTAGCGATCGTGAGGAGCTAGGAAAAAATATCAAACCACGCTTTGATGTCAAGCCGGTGCTGAAGAGTAAAGGGTCGCCCACCAGTTATCTGGCGAAATACATCAGTAAAAATATGGATGGCACCGTACTGAAAAAAGTCGTTGATAAGGCGACCGATGAGCCCCTATTAAGTACCGAGACCGGTAAGCCACTTAATGAATCAGTTGAAAACGCGGTAGCCTGGGCAAGTTTGCATCGGGTACGACAATTTCAGTTTTTTGGTATTCCTTCGCGTCAAACGTACCGTGAATTGCGTTTGCTGGCCGGTCAATTGCAGCGCAAAGCAAAATCGAAAAAAAGCACGCAATTACTTGATGATAAGCCGATGGATGATGTATTGGCTGCCGCCGATGCCGGTTGTATGGCGACCTATATTATTAAGCAAGGCGGGGTATTGATCCCACGTAAAGACCATACTGTACGTACCGCTTATATCAAATCTGAGACCCTGAATGCCTACGGTGAGCAGGGCGTGAAAATTTACGGGGTGTGGTCGCCCCGGCTGGGCATGGCGTCACGGATTTGTACCCATGTGGATACGTGGAAAAAGGTGCGTAAGGCGAAAAGTGATAAGCAGCCTGTTCATCCTGTTAATCAGGCAGAAAGTGATCTGGGGTTAGGTGTTGCCCTTCAGGACGGGGTTACCGTCCCTTGGACTCGGACTCGTGGCAATAACTGTCCCCTTGCGTGA
- a CDS encoding type II toxin-antitoxin system Phd/YefM family antitoxin, with protein MAHQILAEMAASITDLKRNPMGTVADAEGEAIAILNRNQPAFYCVPPKLYAYYQELAEDAELNRIADERMANPEFVSVNLDDL; from the coding sequence ATGGCTCATCAAATCCTAGCGGAAATGGCTGCCAGTATTACCGATCTCAAACGTAACCCTATGGGTACGGTTGCAGACGCTGAGGGTGAGGCCATCGCTATCCTTAATCGTAATCAACCCGCTTTTTATTGTGTACCGCCTAAACTTTATGCTTACTATCAGGAACTCGCCGAAGATGCTGAGCTTAACCGTATCGCTGATGAGCGAATGGCAAACCCCGAGTTTGTGAGCGTAAATCTAGATGATTTATAA
- a CDS encoding type II toxin-antitoxin system RelE family toxin: protein MIYKLKFEKRALKEWDKLGHTLKQQLKNKLSERLDNPHIPSARLSGKTNRYKIKLRASGYRLVYEVNDSDVVLLVIAIGKRAGDDIYHSADQR from the coding sequence ATGATTTATAAGTTAAAATTTGAAAAACGCGCTTTAAAAGAATGGGATAAATTAGGTCATACACTGAAACAACAGTTAAAAAATAAGCTGTCTGAAAGGTTGGACAATCCGCATATTCCATCAGCAAGGTTAAGTGGGAAGACTAATCGCTATAAAATTAAATTAAGAGCGTCTGGTTACAGATTAGTCTACGAAGTTAATGATAGCGACGTCGTTTTACTTGTGATCGCTATAGGAAAAAGAGCAGGGGATGACATTTATCACTCTGCTGATCAACGTTAA
- a CDS encoding phage portal protein — MRQSDKKHRDNHSTRRLQQNTKQSCEAFTFGDPIPMLDQRDMLDYLECAIIDRWYEPPVSFHGLAKSFRAAVHHSSPIYMKRNLLVSLFQPHRWLSKQDFSRYALDFLVFANAFLEVRTNRLGGVLKLVPSPAKYTRCGVEAGTHWYVQSWAAPHLFAENSVFHLLDPDINQEIYGVPDYLAALNSTWLNEAATLFRRKYYLNGSHAGFILYMNDAAHKQEDIDRLRQALKESKGPGNFRNLFMYAPGGKKDGLQLIPLAEVAAKDEFINIKNVTRDDQLAAQRVPPQLMGILPHNTGGFGDIEKAARVFAINELAPLQERLSEINDWLGEEVIRFKPYELVDKASV, encoded by the coding sequence ATGCGTCAGTCTGATAAAAAACACCGTGATAATCACAGTACCCGGCGCCTGCAGCAGAATACAAAGCAGTCTTGTGAAGCCTTTACTTTTGGCGATCCTATCCCGATGCTCGATCAGCGGGATATGTTAGATTATCTGGAATGCGCGATAATTGACCGTTGGTATGAACCACCAGTGTCGTTTCATGGGCTAGCAAAATCCTTTCGTGCCGCGGTGCATCACAGTTCACCGATTTATATGAAGCGTAATTTGCTGGTAAGTCTGTTTCAACCGCATCGCTGGTTATCCAAACAAGATTTTAGCCGCTATGCGCTGGATTTTTTAGTGTTTGCCAATGCCTTTTTAGAGGTGCGCACTAACCGTTTGGGCGGGGTACTAAAACTGGTGCCCAGTCCGGCAAAATATACCCGCTGCGGCGTTGAAGCGGGCACCCATTGGTATGTGCAATCCTGGGCAGCGCCGCATCTTTTTGCTGAAAATAGCGTCTTTCATCTGCTCGATCCGGATATTAATCAGGAAATCTACGGCGTACCGGATTATCTGGCGGCGCTGAATTCAACCTGGCTGAATGAAGCTGCCACGCTGTTTCGGCGCAAATATTATCTCAATGGCAGTCATGCCGGTTTTATTTTGTACATGAACGATGCGGCGCATAAACAGGAAGACATTGACCGCTTGCGCCAAGCGTTGAAAGAATCAAAAGGACCGGGAAATTTTCGTAATCTGTTTATGTATGCCCCGGGCGGTAAAAAAGACGGGTTGCAACTGATCCCCTTGGCAGAGGTGGCAGCCAAAGATGAATTTATCAACATTAAAAATGTGACCCGTGATGATCAATTAGCGGCACAGCGGGTACCACCGCAACTGATGGGCATTTTACCGCACAATACTGGCGGTTTTGGTGATATCGAAAAAGCGGCACGGGTGTTTGCCATCAATGAATTGGCACCATTGCAAGAGCGACTGAGTGAAATTAATGACTGGCTGGGCGAGGAGGTGATCCGTTTTAAACCCTATGAATTAGTCGACAAAGCCTCAGTGTAA
- a CDS encoding terminase large subunit domain-containing protein, with amino-acid sequence MDNITLTRELDPRRQAMYLYWQGLQVARIAEILGIKATTLHSWKRRDQWDQYGVLEKMQLTTATRYCQLVAIEAKSGRDFKELDALGRQAERHARIGKYNNGGNEADLDPNRAALPRGKRKVSVKNVFSDEQISQLATLFQASLFAYQRAWYQAGLDDRFRLRNLLKSRQIGATFYFAREALLDALTTARNQMFISASKAQAHQFKHYIVDFAAEVGVELRGDPICLPNGAELHFLGTNTNTAQGRSGCLYVDEYFWIPGFKKLRRAASGMASQKRYRQTYFSTPSSVNHEAYPFWNGTLFNQGRAKNQRIEVDVSYPRLAAGALCEDGQYKQIVTLEDALVGGCDRFDIAQLRRENSDDDFDNLFMCQFIDDAQSVFPMKEMQRCMVDSWEQWPDVKLLATRPYGYQPVWIGYDPASTGDASGCAVMAPPKVAGGKFRVLERFQWHGMDFSEQARHIQTLTERYNVSYIGIDDTGLGRSVTQLVRQFFPAVQAIHYTVEMKTDLIYKAKDVITSGRLEFDAGAMDIAKAFMSIRKTLSASGQRATYVTNRAEGTSHGDVAWAIMHALFNEPLAGITVNNSSFMELF; translated from the coding sequence ATGGATAACATCACCCTGACGAGGGAGTTAGATCCGCGCCGTCAAGCCATGTATTTGTATTGGCAGGGGCTACAGGTGGCGCGTATCGCTGAAATCTTAGGCATCAAGGCAACGACGCTACACAGTTGGAAACGTCGTGACCAGTGGGATCAATATGGTGTGTTGGAAAAGATGCAACTCACTACCGCCACACGCTATTGTCAGTTGGTGGCTATCGAGGCAAAGAGTGGGCGTGATTTCAAAGAGTTGGATGCCCTGGGGCGTCAGGCAGAACGGCATGCCCGTATCGGCAAATACAATAATGGGGGCAATGAAGCCGATCTGGATCCGAACCGGGCAGCGCTCCCGCGAGGAAAACGTAAGGTGTCGGTGAAAAATGTTTTTTCAGACGAGCAGATTAGCCAGCTGGCGACCTTATTTCAAGCGTCCTTGTTTGCTTATCAGCGTGCGTGGTATCAGGCGGGTTTGGATGATCGTTTTCGCCTGCGTAATCTGCTGAAATCGCGGCAAATCGGGGCGACGTTTTATTTTGCCCGTGAAGCCTTGCTTGATGCGTTGACCACCGCACGTAATCAGATGTTTATTTCTGCTTCGAAGGCGCAAGCCCATCAATTTAAACATTATATCGTCGATTTCGCCGCCGAAGTGGGCGTAGAACTGCGCGGTGATCCGATTTGTTTGCCCAATGGGGCCGAATTGCATTTTTTAGGCACCAATACCAATACCGCGCAGGGGCGGTCCGGGTGTTTGTATGTCGATGAGTATTTTTGGATCCCCGGTTTTAAGAAGTTACGTCGTGCGGCCTCGGGCATGGCATCACAAAAACGGTATCGGCAAACCTATTTTTCCACGCCCTCGAGTGTCAATCATGAAGCCTATCCGTTCTGGAATGGCACCTTGTTTAATCAGGGACGCGCGAAAAATCAACGCATTGAGGTCGATGTCAGTTATCCGCGTCTGGCTGCCGGCGCTTTGTGTGAAGACGGGCAGTACAAGCAGATTGTGACCCTTGAGGATGCGCTGGTCGGTGGCTGTGATCGCTTTGATATCGCGCAATTACGGCGTGAGAACAGTGATGACGATTTTGATAATCTGTTTATGTGTCAGTTTATCGACGATGCGCAATCGGTATTTCCGATGAAGGAGATGCAACGTTGTATGGTCGACAGCTGGGAGCAGTGGCCGGATGTGAAATTACTGGCAACGCGACCTTATGGGTATCAACCGGTGTGGATTGGCTACGATCCGGCTAGTACCGGTGATGCCTCGGGCTGTGCGGTGATGGCGCCGCCCAAGGTGGCAGGCGGGAAATTTCGCGTGCTGGAACGTTTTCAATGGCACGGTATGGATTTTTCCGAGCAGGCACGGCATATCCAGACACTGACTGAGCGCTATAACGTGAGCTATATCGGCATTGATGATACCGGCCTGGGGCGGTCTGTGACCCAGCTGGTCAGGCAATTTTTCCCCGCCGTGCAGGCCATTCATTATACCGTCGAGATGAAAACCGATCTGATTTATAAGGCCAAGGATGTGATCACCTCGGGCAGGCTGGAATTTGATGCCGGTGCGATGGATATCGCCAAGGCGTTTATGTCGATCCGCAAAACCTTGAGCGCCAGTGGTCAGCGTGCCACCTATGTCACCAACCGCGCCGAGGGCACCAGTCATGGCGATGTTGCCTGGGCGATTATGCACGCCCTGTTTAATGAACCGCTGGCCGGTATCACTGTCAATAACAGCAGTTTTATGGAGTTATTTTAA
- a CDS encoding GPO family capsid scaffolding protein: MAKSTFFRAAVEGATSDGRSISRQHLIEMAESYNPSYRGARANLEHIKSLLPDSPFRAYGDIVATKYEEISAGPLKGKIALLVQVDATEELVKLRENRQKVYTSIEYVLKFADTGKAYLTGIAFTDNPASLGAEMLTFCANSQHNPLASRKSQAEALFSAAEEITLEFETEQKPALFHSVKALFGKKHLSDDARFTDIHQAVSLIAEHQQQLAEKCAHLTALESTVTALQAAHQTTQQSVTTLTAQLTHADRSTHSRPLTTGANPTHLTDC; the protein is encoded by the coding sequence ATGGCAAAATCCACCTTTTTCCGCGCCGCCGTTGAGGGAGCGACCAGTGACGGGCGCAGCATTTCACGGCAACACCTTATTGAAATGGCGGAAAGTTATAACCCGTCCTATCGCGGCGCACGTGCCAATCTGGAACACATCAAAAGCCTGTTACCGGATAGCCCGTTTCGTGCTTATGGCGATATCGTCGCAACAAAATATGAAGAAATTAGCGCCGGCCCGCTTAAAGGAAAAATCGCCTTACTGGTTCAGGTAGATGCGACCGAGGAACTGGTCAAACTGCGAGAAAATCGGCAAAAGGTGTACACCAGCATTGAATACGTGCTCAAATTCGCCGATACCGGTAAAGCTTACCTGACTGGCATCGCCTTCACCGACAACCCGGCATCCTTGGGCGCTGAAATGCTCACCTTCTGTGCTAACAGTCAACATAACCCGCTGGCATCACGTAAAAGCCAGGCAGAGGCGCTGTTTAGCGCAGCGGAAGAAATCACGCTGGAATTTGAAACCGAACAAAAACCGGCGCTGTTTCACAGCGTCAAAGCCCTGTTTGGCAAAAAACACCTCAGCGATGACGCACGTTTCACGGATATCCATCAGGCGGTCTCCCTGATAGCCGAGCATCAGCAACAGCTAGCCGAAAAATGTGCTCACTTAACAGCGCTAGAAAGCACTGTCACGGCATTACAGGCCGCGCATCAGACAACACAACAAAGCGTGACCACACTCACTGCCCAGTTAACTCACGCGGATCGCAGTACCCACTCACGCCCCCTGACCACGGGTGCCAACCCAACTCACCTGACGGATTGCTAA